A single genomic interval of Mustela nigripes isolate SB6536 chromosome 7, MUSNIG.SB6536, whole genome shotgun sequence harbors:
- the PIGF gene encoding phosphatidylinositol-glycan biosynthesis class F protein isoform X4 codes for MENIIGYAVFLICFSLASQENTMKDTDIKRLLYTHLLCIFSIILSIFIPSFFLENFSILETHLTWLCICSVFVTAVNLVLYLVVKPNASSKRSSLSYKVVRFLKCCIYFLMSCFFFHVIFVLYGAPLIELVLETFLFAVTLSTFTTVPCLCLLGPNIKAWLRVFSRNGYGPSPVRLERPLATWLAL; via the exons ATGGAAAATATTATTGGATatgctgttttcttaatttgtttttcattagcCTCTCAAGAAAACACCATGAAAGATACTGATATCAAGAGACTACTGTATACCCATCTTTTATGCATATTTTCAATTATCCTAAGCATCTTCATTCCATCATTCTTCTTGGAGAACTTCTCAATATTGGAAACACACTTGACATGGTTGTgcatctgttctgtttttgtaaCTGCCGTCAATCTAGTATTATATTTAGTAGTGAAACCAAATGCATCCTCTAAAAGAAGTTCATTATCATACAAG gtaGTGAGGTTTTTGAAATGCTGTATCTACTTTCTTATgtcatgtttcttctttcatgtcATTTTTGTTCTATATGGAGCACCACTCATAGA gttggtgttggaaacatttttatttgcagtTACTTTGTCAACCTTTACTACTGTACCTTGTTTGTGTTTGTTAGGGCCAAACATCAAAGCATGGCTAAGAGTTTTCAGTAGAAATGg